The following proteins are encoded in a genomic region of Flammeovirga pectinis:
- a CDS encoding DUF6263 family protein, with translation MKRFFNVLFIMLLMMMNAHAQKVDLSLKLQKGNNYNQNSISNVVINQTVNGQSMTINMDNESKSVFHVKEVKENIYIMDVYYTELEVGIQMGPEMQTFSSTKSEDPFSTILSAMISKRFEVQINTKGKVIAVEGMDNVWEQVLAETQDIPAMQKEQVIAQLKQSYGEKNLTTNIESITAIYPSEIVKKGSTWQTKYALDNVIKAEVATEFTMASVSKTEVILEGKSTITTDPNNKEFTMTNGMLTRFDGEGTMTSTYHLNRSNGWISKCIINQEIKGDTYVKAQGQEMKIPQTISTFIQVDDKTEVE, from the coding sequence ATGAAAAGATTTTTCAATGTATTATTCATCATGCTTTTAATGATGATGAACGCTCATGCCCAAAAAGTAGATTTGTCACTCAAATTACAAAAAGGAAATAATTACAATCAGAACTCAATTAGTAATGTAGTTATTAACCAAACTGTAAATGGCCAGTCTATGACCATAAATATGGACAACGAAAGCAAGTCTGTATTTCATGTAAAAGAAGTTAAGGAGAACATCTATATTATGGATGTTTATTATACAGAGTTAGAAGTAGGTATTCAGATGGGACCTGAAATGCAAACATTTTCATCAACAAAATCGGAAGATCCTTTTTCTACAATCTTATCAGCAATGATTAGTAAACGATTTGAAGTGCAAATTAATACCAAAGGAAAGGTAATTGCAGTTGAGGGAATGGATAATGTATGGGAACAAGTTTTGGCTGAAACACAAGACATTCCTGCAATGCAAAAAGAGCAGGTGATTGCTCAGTTAAAACAATCTTATGGAGAGAAAAATTTAACAACAAATATAGAGTCAATTACTGCTATTTACCCTTCTGAAATAGTTAAAAAAGGGAGTACATGGCAAACAAAGTATGCCTTAGATAATGTAATAAAAGCAGAAGTTGCCACAGAATTCACTATGGCATCAGTTTCTAAAACTGAAGTAATATTAGAAGGTAAATCTACTATTACTACAGACCCCAACAATAAAGAATTTACAATGACAAACGGAATGTTAACTCGCTTTGATGGTGAAGGAACAATGACGTCGACATATCATTTGAACCGTTCTAACGGGTGGATCTCTAAATGTATTATAAATCAGGAAATTAAAGGAGACACTTATGTTAAAGCACAAGGTCAAGAAATGAAAATCCCTCAAACTATATCAACATTTATACAAGTAGACGACAAGACTGAAGTTGAATAA